DNA from Plectropomus leopardus isolate mb chromosome 11, YSFRI_Pleo_2.0, whole genome shotgun sequence:
TCTAAGGAGGAGTTTATGAGTCTCACAGCTTGGTGAAAGAAGCTGCTTTGTAGTGTGGTGGTACTGCAGTGGATACTTGAATTtattgatcccacagccatcaaagcataaaaacatgcattttttatttctgggtgtcattctgggcttttgccttgtaatttgtcatttttactattttccacctgatgacaacATTGTACCGTTTTctccatatttggcatatggagaaaatacatgctatttccactaggtgcgctgtcacaatcaatgttacTACAAATAATTGACATATCCCAGTCTGTgataatcaaaagaaaaactactttgcatgtagtctattgaaaataatctattatttgtgtttttttcttattttcatcaaaaaacatagtggcatcattacaaaaacctggcattgaAAGGgtgaaaattctgaaaatgtatgaatatttgatattcatgattaggactgatgtatTTCGATGAAAGTTTAAAATCAttctaatatataatatttcttaaagcctgattttgaaaagcacattttgtgcgcagagtgatACGGGTGCCTGTAATATTACAGCGGGCCCTAAGTGTTAATGTTCACTTCTAGGTGTAACGGTGCTGGTTTGGGATAGAAATGAGTCATTGATCAGCGATCGGCATGAAGAGCAGGCGGAAACCTCGACCTCAGTGGAGAGTTTAAGAGGCCAGCGGAGGAGTCGGCAGCAGCAGCGCTCCAGCAGGGACAGGAGAGGTCCTGCTTTGGATGCAAAGCTCAAGAAGAAACTGGCTTCTTTGGAAGAATCAGAGACCAAAACCAAGACCAAGACTGCTTgtactaaacaaaaacaagcagaaatgCGGAAGAAGTAAATTGTATCAGTGACCCCAATTTGATATGAACCTTCCTCTGAAtagattttggttgttagaTTTGATTCCGAGCAGAATTATATAGTTGTCACTATCTGAGGAGATATCTTTGGAGAAAGTGAACCCTGTGAGAATAGTCACTTTAATGACTCTTACTCACATTGGACTCATATCTACACTTCTAAACCATTCCCCATCTTTCTGGAGCCCCCCTGGAACTCCCTCAGGGACCCCTGGTTGAGAACCGTTGAACTCTATAGTCTCATggatcataaaaatgtatatatttctttgtttactgcTCATTGTGTTTCTAACTTCAGGGattgaatgtttaaaaagtgtttctgatgttcttttaaaagcagtttCAAACTTGAgctctttgtatgtttttatactGTGCTATAATAAAAATGGTTATGTTTCATACATGCTTGAGTTGATTATGAATACACATTAGAGAAAGATTTAAGGCAGGGAATTCATTGCACACACCGTTATCTCATACACAGTGGAAGTGTATGTATCACGCATAATTGAAGAGATAACCTCCACGTAGTTCATGCACGGTGACATTTGCCAACTGGAGGAGCACCACGCCCCAGGCCTCCTGCTCCAGGTTTCCTTCCTGATGCTTGGCCTGCTGGGCGGAGTACACCATGCTCAGGACAAGATTGTCAAACTGATCCTGCGTCAGCGgcttctccctcctctcaccACTCAGTATGGTCACCATCTGCACCATGGAGCTCAGACTTTTGGGAAAGTTGTCATTGATCTGGGACAGAAAAGCCCGCCCCTGCCTCATTGATGCCATCTCCTTATCGAGCATGACGATGTTGTTGTCACTGTCGAGCTCCAACCCACCCAGCAAgaactgcacagaaaaaatatgtatgcatCACTTACCGTGCAAGTAAAACTTTGCAAGATATTTGATTGACCTGCGTCACGTCTGTTAACTCTAAAATGAAAGAGTACCTCAAACATCAGGTTTGCATCAGCAACTGAGGAGTCAGTTTCAAGAGAAGTTGGACTTCTGCCTGCAGCCACATCTaaagcagaaaatacaaaagtttAACTGCAACATAATTGAAATGCAGAGAAGCTGTCAGTCCCTGTATGCAGACACTTTAGCCGTTTACTGGATATTTAAAAGTACATGCAGTATCATTATATAACAACCCTAAAATGACTGCCCTATTAGAAGATCTGTTTCTACTTACCTTTCAGCATTTGCTCAAACGAAAGCAACAGAACAATCCGAAGGCAGATATTTAGTagtattttcatattcattctTCTATTAATATCGGCAGCAGATAAAATAAAGCATCCttctcacctctcctctccctcgCTTACTTTTGTGAATCCAGAGAGGAGCAGCTCAGCCTGAATACCATTCATTTTTCCACCTTGGAAAAAAGGACCAAAAGCCAGATGGCTGTGATGCAAAGCAGAGAGCAATATCTTAATAAATCCCGGCCCTTTATTTCTGCAGCATGCTGAACTTTGAATTAGCAAGGCTTAAAGTTCACAGAGACCACTactaaaaggaaaataaacaaaagtgaCACCAGGGTTGGGAATCCCTGTccataaacataaacaagtccaataaaaaaagagggtTTAAGCTATTTTGTCCATCATACACTTGATTTTGCAAGTGGTGTTAGttaattataaaatgttattaattgaGGTGTGTTTAcaactttaattaaatgttaacccaatcaaatgaaattattttccaCAGAATCCAAATGTTTCTGCTTTATAAAATATCCAGCAGACAACAAGTTCAGCGACTGAATGAACCAGAATATCTGTGCCaattcacactgaaaaaaatatgcttggctCTCTGTATTTTTCGCACCTAATCCACAATTTTATTATCTTAATTTAACCTTTTGTACAAGAATGCATTAGatggattacattttttttgataatcaattttttcccccaactgTAACATCAAAAGTTTTGTAACAAACCTGGGCTTCATAAAATAAGATGAATGTTATtgtaagtaaatttaaaaaataacattcatcTTCTTTTTTGAAGCCCAGGTTTGttactaataataaaaaggcACTAAAAACGCTAAATATATTTGGAAAATGTTCACGTGCActaatttaatactttttttttttatcatttattgtctttcattctctctctgtttatgtgTACCCCTGGCATGTCAAGTTTGTTGTGTATTAATGTcattatatgtgtgtatgttaatAAGGACTTTTTTTAAGAGGACAGGGGAGCAGTACTGCGGCTCCACCACATGGAGGCAGCAGTGTCAGTTCACACCAGCGACGCGTTTCGTGAAAAAGTTGATTTACTTCCGGTGAAGAGTTCAGCTGCTTCTGAATGGACAAGTAGTAGAGAGAAAGGTAAACACGATTGTGtgcttgacatttttaaaagtctacGACTCTTTTGTCTCACTCACCGCCCTATTTATCACTCTACCGCAACGATACCGCGGTTTAATCGTGACTCGAGGGAACGTTAGCTAGCCAGCTCGCTGCTGTGGGTGCTAACGCTAGCTAATCATCACAACATAGCTAGTTAGCTTTAGCTTCTCAGGCTGCACCCTCATTTGTGTTTGAACCGCTTACATTAAAACCTAAAAGCGTGTTTCGTCAGACCTCCGTGCAGTATAACCGAGCTTTTGAGCAGCTGCGTCTGCGTTATTGCACATTCTAACAATACACACTTTTATAATTTAGCTTGAGCTAAAACATGCAATCCAACGTTAATATAACAGCACTGCAGCAATTTCTACTTCTTCGAaggttatattttattaaaacgTGTCAGAGAGGAGTTGATTCAAATGTGTGGTGATTTTGCAGGCTTTAACCTTAGTTTGGATTGCACTGATAGGTGTTTAATATTAAATCTCTTGTATTTGACATAAATGAGGTGGACAAATGATTGACAAGTCCTTCCAGTATAACGCTAAACAGTTTAACaactacataaaatacagtctccaaaatgaccataaagtgAATCATTGCCAAAGCTAGAGGGATATATATCGGCTAATAAGTAACAAGGAATCGCAGtaccgatttttttttttttttttaaaaagtgttttattgtcTCACCATAACTGAAGGCCACTCTCAAGTTTATCTATTAACTGTAAATGCTCTGTTTAGTACATATCATTGTCAGTAGGGAAAAGGAGGAATCCTTACCAACAATGTTGTCTGTCTTAtctatttaagtattttttgcccatatattattttgtgttatttttaaactctACAATATTCAATACATCTCTATTGAACTCTTGTGTCAGGCTGTAATTAACACCCCTCTTAAAACGTTTCAGGGCAAGTTTATTTGaaagcacatttcagcaacaatgCAACTTAAAAGTGGTACAAACGAAACATggaaagcaaagcaaagcaaaactcaagtgaaagtgcaaaacaaaacatttaaaaaggtcatccaaatgcaattaaatataaagagcaagagaatataaaatatgaacaggttgaaatattttaagagAGGCGTAAGATTTAAAGTAACTTTGCATTGTAAGAcgtgaataaatatttgatttataaaAGGCAACGGCAAACAGAAAATGTTACAGCCTTGATTTAAAAGAACTGAGAGTTTAAGTTAAACTTCCATTTTCTGGGAGTTTGTTCCAGATATTTGGTGCGTAAGAACTTAATGCTGCTTCCTCGTGTTTAGTCTTGACTCTGGGGACACAAAGAAGACCTGTCCCAACTACAATCGAACAATACAACTTTAAGACAGGCAGGATTTGGGCTGCATTAGTTACAGCCAGACGTACCTTATAAACTGGTTATGGGTGTAAATAAATGCTCTGCTGTTTTGTGACTCTGTCAGACGAGCAGCAAAGATGGAGTCCAGCGAGGAGGGGGGCCTCAGTGTCGGGGGCTCTGTGGGAGAAGAGAACTACTTCTTGGGATACACCTTCACTGACCGCTCCCATTCCAGCCGGGTAGTGAAAAGCATCATGGACTTGTGTCTGGAGGACGGCCTGTTCGCCGATGTCACGATCACCGTGGACAGCAAAGAGTTTCACCTGCATCGGCTGGTGCTCTCAGCACAGAGCAGTTTCTTCCGCTCCATGTTCACCTCCAACCTCAAAGAGTCCCACAACCGCTCTATTGAGCTAAAAGATGTCAGCGCCACCGTCTTTCAGCTGCTGATTGACTACATCTATCACGGTACGATTAAACTGAGGGTGGAGGAGCTTCAGGACACCTATGAGATGGCAGATATGTACCAGCTGACTGCACTGTTTGAGGAATGCTCCCGCTTCCTCTCGCGGACGGTAGAGGTCAAGAACTGCCTGCAGgtgatcacttttttcacaAGTCTTCGCTGCTATGTCATAACTGTTTAGTTTGAGTTAAACCATTATCGGTTTTTTGTGCAGGTGATGTGGCtcgcagacagacacagtgacCAGGAGTTGTATACTGCAGCCAAGCATTGTGCTAAAATCCACCTCGCACAGCTGCATCAGACTGAAGAATTTCTTaatctgcctctctgtcttctcttgGACATCATCAAAGGTATTACCCTTCGCTGTCCATGATTTCCTAAACCATataccacaagccaagtgcttTATGATTTATATCACTGTTAGCTGAATCCAGAACTAGCAGTGATAACGTAATAATTTGCAAGCAGGTAAACATAAACTTGCAATTATTGTTATATCACCTTGAATACACATTTTATAAATCATCCTGGTAGCTGAATAGTTAAGCAATTTATCATGTGAGTCTCTGCTTTGATACCTCCCTCCTCATTTCTCCTCTGCCTTTGCACTTTTCACTATCCAATAAGATGAAAATGCCCCCCTAATAATGTagaatttacagaaaatacattttatgaatGTGACTCACtaggttttgtgtttgtgttcagatgGTGTTCCGAGCTCCCAGAATCCAACAGTGGCCATCGAATCGTGGATAAACCACAAcaaggtggagagagaggagtttTCTTGTATCCTTTCAGAAAATCTCAAGGTAACCTTCTTTCATCTCTGGAGCTGGAGAAAACAATATTATAGAAGAGGCTGCTCTCGTTTTATGTCTGCCGTAATCGTTGTGGAAAATCTTCTACTCTCGATGAATCGATGAATGATAAAGTAAACTCgctgaacaataacacaaacttgataaataattaaacaaacttgagtaatgaaaaaaacccaGTGAGCCCCAGTTGTCCTcacttaaacatgtttattactTACATCTGGTCAGAGAATTTTTTTGGCACAATGCATGTGCATGGACAGAGACATGCCAACAACTCAAAGTAACAGAGGCACCATTAAGCcttatacagcacatttcaaacGTCACGCAGCTGTGCCTATCACTGTAGTCTAAACATCTACATGGTCTTGCTCTTGCAGTATTTTAAAACTCACAGATGTTGCAACAGCAGTTACACTGCACAGAACTCTGAAAGATTACACAGGCTAAAACACTTCATCTTATTTCCTATTGCTCCGACTCCACTCCCGTCTTGGTTTAATTTGTCTTTATCAGAATTGTGCTTCAAAAAATCCATGAAGCTCCcccatttattttcaaaaaactgccaGCTGTCTTTTTCGTAATATATGTTAGTCTTTCCAAAGCGACACATGCTGATAAATCTGTACTATATTGCTTTATTCTTAGTTTGTTCAGATCTTTCCATCCTTGCAAGTCTATAAGCGCACGGTCACTATCACATGGATAAATACCCATGATGCACAACTTTGGCCAACAAGGGATCCTCAGTTTTGTTATCTGGCTAAACATATCAAGGCCCTTTATCTAGAAATCACATGACATCCCCACAGGCAGTGAAAGAATGTACCTAAAGCATTATTACATTTAAGACATGTATCTGTCGAACTGGGATTCAAATCATGCAGTTTTGATGGTGTTATATATGTTCTTAAATCTCATACAATTACGCATGATTACATTTACGCAGTTTAATAGTGCTTTAGTAGTACTAATTTTCTACGACACCAATTATTTGTTTCTCTGATGTCGGATATGTCTGTATCTTGCTCAGGAAATAGGTGAGAATGTCCACATTTACCTGATTGGTAAAGAGGAGAGCCGGACTCACTCCCTGGCTGTGTCACTTCACTGTGACGAGGACGATGCGATCAGCGTGAGCGGCCAGAACAGTTTATGCCATCAGATCACTGCAGCCTGTAAACACGGAGGGGACCTGTATGTGGTTGGCGGGTCCATCCCTCGCCGCATGTGGAAGTGCAACATGCACACCATGGACTGGGAGCGCTGCGCCCCACTGCCCAGAGACCGCCTCCACCATACCATGGTCTCTGTCTCTACTGAGGACGCTATCTACTCACTAGGAGGTAAGACGTTGCAGGACACACTCTCTAACGCCGTCATTTACTACACAGTGAAGGACAACATGTGGACAGAGACCAACCAGTTGGACACTGCAGTGTCCGGGGCTGCTGGTGTTAACCTGGGAGGTACCATCTACCTGCTCGGAGGGGAGGAGAACGACATGGACTTTTTTACTAAGCCATCTCGACTGATTCAGTGCTTTGACACGGCCTCCCAGAAGTGCCAGATCAAACCTTACATGCTGCCGTTCGCGGGCTGCATGCACGCTGCGGTCCACATGGACGTGATCTTCATCGTAGCAGAGGGAGACTCCCTGGTGTGCTACAACCCTCTGCTGGAGAGCTTCACCCGCCTGCGCTTCCCTGAGGTGTGGAGCTGCGTTCCGTCTCTGTGGAAGGTGGCCAGCTGTAACGGCTGCATATATGTCTTCAGGGACAAATGTAAGAAAGGTGACGCAAACACGTTAAAGTTTAACCCGGCCACATCTGTCGTCTCCGTTATCAGAGGTATAAAAATCCTCCTCACAAACTGGCAGTTTGTTTTGGCCTAAACTGTCCTCCGGATGCTCACACCGTGGTCCGCACAGCCGCCACAGACAATCAGGGAAGACTGTTGGATAACTCACGATGACTTCACCGTTCAGACATCCCGTGAGGAGACCTGTTCTAAATGTATTTACTCAGCTGGTTTCTGTGTCACTCATTCCATTCAGACCAGTAGAAACACTTCAGCGGTGTTAGTCACTCGCTTGTATTATTCCAGTGTGTCTCATTGTGGATAGCTGAGAAGTGAAACCATTTGTAGTGATGCCATGACCAGTGATGAACTAATGGACATTGTTTCCTGTGCACTGCCTGTTTATTGACACGCATGAACAACTTCAGTGTAAAAACATCGCTGAACATAAAACATCCCTCAGTATATTGTGCGTGAATACGTGTCATGATGTCGTAGGTTAAATATCCCCAGATGTCGAATTTGAAGTGCATAAATATGATAATGGAGGATGTTTTCTAACTTttcaatttttcacattttcttttcttgagaTTGTATTTTTTGATGTACATGTTCAAGGTAACTGTGAAAGGAAATGTCAAATATATCGCTGTAGAAGCTGTCACAGTTTGCTCTGATATTTACAGCCCTTTAGTCTTGAAGAATTAACCATCTTTCACTATTAATACTTTGTTAATTCCCTGGGATTTGGGGTTCTTAATTCTTGCAGCAATGCATTTAGAAATGGCatgctttgtttctgtgtagCTATTGAAAGCTTTGCCACAACAAAGCCATAACTCCTGACAGTATTTATCTTTGGACTGGTAATGCATCTTGTGAATGGCGAGGTGGTAAAGGTGCCTGCTTTGTCCTTGGGGGAGGAAAAGGGGAGTCAAAGGAGAGAAAGCTACTACAGAGAGGCCAAAACTTTGATCCCATTGATGTGTTGCAGGAGGCTGCACAGCTGAAACCCAAGCCCAGTAACATGTCAGACTTTGTGAACTATTCTAAGCATCAGTTGCTGACGCCAAGATGAGGGGTGGGGGTTTCTGGGGGTTACATATGCGTCTCCATAAGAACTCCCAATAGGAACTGACGGCCACTACGAGCACCATCTGACATGCAGTCCCTTAATGTTGGGGAATAACGCTGTTTATAGCCCCCCATCACAGCTCACAGCCTCACACGTGACCGTGTGCTGAGGTCAGTGTGTCTTTAACGCTCCGGCGGGGTCCAGATGTAAaaatgtgctgtgcagtgtttaGTCAGTGAAGTGAGGTTTAGTGCGAAGGTAGATCGCTAGGAGCTGTAGTGACCTTGGGACTGCTTGCTGAGGGCAGGACAGAATTCCTGAAGGGACACATGGTCTAGAGTGACAAGGCCATCTGCTGTAGCGCCAGCAGTAGGAGGAAGGTGGAGGGGGTTGGACATGGGGGTGCTGAGAATTCCTTTCACTGGGGTGTGGAGGGAGTAGATATTCTGGGATATCACTGCTAGCGCTCCGTCGGGAAACGTGtttctttggcatttttcaagCGGAAATCGGAGGGAGAATTTCGAAACGCTTGATGGTGAGAGGGGATCATTGCAGGGTTAAATGGGGAAGGTATTTTTCGGGCTCTCCACGAAGCGACTGGTGATAATGGTCTTGGTGTGTTGCCGTTTTACTTTGGCGGATCCAGTTTCCTCTCCATCTCAGCACAGCCGGAGCTGAGAGAGCGGGATCTGGTAGGCCTTCTGGCAACGACCTCACGGAGGATCATCTTCAAGGGATCTTCTTTGGAGTTGTTCTGTGCATGGCAGGGATCTACTTTCTTGCTGCCTCACTGAAATTGCATGGCCTAAACGAATGAATATTTTTATGAGGCGCCTTGCACCAGAGATGGGCCAGGACCAAACCAAGCAGCAGATAGAGAAGGGCCTGAGGTTGTATCAGTCCAATCAGACAGACAAAGCCCTACATGTCTGGATAAAAGTGCTGGAGAAGACCTCGGATCCTGGAGGGAAGTTTCGGGTATTGGGGTGTCTGATCACGGCTCACTCGGAAATgggaaaatataaagatatgCTCAAGGTAAGCCTCCTAACGAGTGTACATTCATTTGAGTCAGCTAATGTATGTGATCAGTGTCCTACTCTTAATGTGTGAGTTGTCATGTGTTTTACATGATTCATGTTAAGAAATTTTTACTCCCGTGGgatcatattttatgttatgcaaCCTCACAGTGTGTGTCATTGAATATCCCATCGATTTTATATGTCGTCATGTCTACTCAGGAGTGGCACAGCTCACacttaagtaatattttaacatttctacaAAGTCCAAGTGAGTATTGTAGAAgaacaggtcaaaggtcatcctCTCAGGTCCATTTGCAGTGGTCTTGAGAAGCATGGGTTAATTTGTGGCTTCCACACGATGCAGAGTAAATAAGTGCCCTGCAACCCGAGTATCAGTGTGGGGTGTCTTGTTGACATAACCATCTTTACTCAAGCAGTGCCTGTTCTCTTTCACCCCACTTTAATGAGGACTTCATAAAGTAGAGGACCCATGtctttgaataaaatgtatcatatcatttcttttttcttcagtatcttttaaaattatacaCAATTTGCCTGCAAGTTTTCCATCTCCTGACTTCACTCTCTCTTTGTAGTACGCCCTAGATCAAATCGACACAGCCAGAGAAATGGAGGACCCAGACTACCTGAC
Protein-coding regions in this window:
- the LOC121950323 gene encoding protein FAM180A is translated as MNMKILLNICLRIVLLLSFEQMLKDVAAGRSPTSLETDSSVADANLMFEFLLGGLELDSDNNIVMLDKEMASMRQGRAFLSQINDNFPKSLSSMVQMVTILSGERREKPLTQDQFDNLVLSMVYSAQQAKHQEGNLEQEAWGVVLLQLANVTVHELRGGYLFNYA
- the kbtbd4 gene encoding kelch repeat and BTB domain-containing protein 4, whose translation is MESSEEGGLSVGGSVGEENYFLGYTFTDRSHSSRVVKSIMDLCLEDGLFADVTITVDSKEFHLHRLVLSAQSSFFRSMFTSNLKESHNRSIELKDVSATVFQLLIDYIYHGTIKLRVEELQDTYEMADMYQLTALFEECSRFLSRTVEVKNCLQVMWLADRHSDQELYTAAKHCAKIHLAQLHQTEEFLNLPLCLLLDIIKDGVPSSQNPTVAIESWINHNKVEREEFSCILSENLKEIGENVHIYLIGKEESRTHSLAVSLHCDEDDAISVSGQNSLCHQITAACKHGGDLYVVGGSIPRRMWKCNMHTMDWERCAPLPRDRLHHTMVSVSTEDAIYSLGGKTLQDTLSNAVIYYTVKDNMWTETNQLDTAVSGAAGVNLGGTIYLLGGEENDMDFFTKPSRLIQCFDTASQKCQIKPYMLPFAGCMHAAVHMDVIFIVAEGDSLVCYNPLLESFTRLRFPEVWSCVPSLWKVASCNGCIYVFRDKCKKGDANTLKFNPATSVVSVIRGIKILLTNWQFVLA